GTTATTTTCTAGTTGAGCTAAAGCAATTTGAATGTCTGGCTGTGCATCGTCTCTGTTTATCGTTCTAATATTTTTTAAAAATAGTTGATTTCGCTCTTTGAAACCAGCATTGAAAGATGCATTGCTGGCTGCATATAAAAGTTCGATATCATTCTCGCTAAAATCTTCTGAGCCTACTTTCGCTAACGTTTCACTCGCTTCTTCAGATAGCCCAAGTTTCAGTTGCGTAGCAGCCAATAATTTTAACGCTGATGCATGATTGCTATGTGAAACCAATACTTTGTTTACGTGACTTAATGACAGCTCATAGCGATTCAAAGCGAAACTTGCAGAAGCCTTAATATAGTGACTAGGTATATGATCAGGTATTACAGCAAGTACCTTGTCGCTGGCAGTGCTCGCTTGCGTAAATTCGTTTTTTCTAAAAGCAAGTTGAGCGGTGAAATAATTGGCTTCAGGGAGATCTGGTGTAGTTACTAGAATTTGTTTGAGCAAAGAACTTGCTTGATCGAAGTCTTCTAATTTAAGGAATACTCGAACAACATTCACTTTTAAGAGGTTATTAGCTTGTTGAATCTGTGCTGCATTTTTATAATTCGATAAAGCATCATCAAGTTCCCTTTTAAACATCGCTATATCAGCTTTAAGCACTAGCGCTTTAATAAATTTTTTATCTAATTCCAAAGCCTCATCTAAGTATTCTTGCGCAACAGATAGTTGTTGATAGCTACTCGCAACGAGTGCATTAACATATAAAATGTCTTTAGTTTCAGGCAAGCTAGCGGCTAAATCTAAGGCCACTTCCGCTTCTTCTTGCTCCCCTTTATAAAATAAAGATTCAGCCTTTAAAGCTACTGCTGTCGCTTTTTGCTCATTAGACCATTGTTCTGTATTTAATAGCGTCTGATCTAACCTCTCATATTCTCGAAGCGTTAATAACGCTCGTGCAAAGGCAATTTCTGCTTCAGCATCATTTGGGTTTAAACGAATAGCATTTGATAGCTCTTTCTCTGCCTGCAAAAACTTACCTTGCTGATAATAAATTTCACCAAGTAGTTTTCTAGAATTGAAGTGCTGTGAATTTTTCTTGATAGCATTTTTTAGCTCTATAATCGCACTCGTTTTATCATTAGCTTGGTAATGCTTTGCGGCTATTTGATAGTATTCATCACTTGTTCTACCAAAGTCACTACAAGCAGTTAACCACAATGATATCACCAAGAAGCTAATCACTTTTGTCATTGTAAACTTAACGTTCATTCATCTTTTCCTTTTTAAGACGTTTATAAACTTCTGTTAGCTTATAAGTTTTATTCTATACCGTAACGACCACTCGCTATAACTTTGTTAGGGTCAAATGTTTCTTTTAACGCACTTAGTGCGTTCTTGTGTTCACTAGAAAGCTTAGAATGCCAGGCATGCCAATGCACGTTTGCTACCCTATATGGTGGATAGCCATTGTCTATACAGAGCTGCATCGCTTGCTTTGTGCACACTATTGCTCTTTCCGTTTCGTCAGGGTTATTAATATCAAACACTGGATTGCAAATCACTGCAGTAGACCTATCATCGATAAAGCTTAACGTCGCATACAAGTTAAAGCCTTGGCTTTCATATGCATTTTTCAATAAATCTAATAGTGCTTGTATATGTGACTTAGATGTTGGTGCTGTTGGCGAAATCCAAATCAACCCGCAGCCATCTTTAGCAATGTCTGTTTTTTCATCTAGCACAGACGGGAAATTTTCATGCTTGTGATAACAACCTTTTAAAAAGTAGTCTGTCGGTTTTCCTGAGTGCATATCAATTAATGCCATCGCAGACTTTATATTCCCTTTTAGTTTATCTAAGGGCTTAAAAGGAAGCATAGACAAGATACGTTCAACAAATTTGATCTGCTTACCAGGTAAAAAATGTATCTTACAAGCACTGTGTCGCTTTATATTCTGAGTCAGCTCTTTTTTGTACGCTTTGATTACTCTGTTACTTCCATAAAGCGCACCCGACATAGCCCATGGGCCCAAACCTAAGATTGACAGTGATTTTGAAATTTGCTCTTCGGATAACAATTTATCCTTGAGCGGCTGTATAAGTTGATACGACAAACTTGAAGAAATGGCACGCATGTCATTGCCAACATGCATTATGCTTCTCGCGACACCTGCTTGTTTAAGCTTCGCGATGGGCTCTATAGCGTTCAAAAAGTCTTCATGGCTATCAAATAAGACAATGTAAGGTAAAATCACTTCAGGTTTCGGCATTAACCAAAAGCAAAGTTTAGTGACAATGCCAAAATTTGATTGACTAAACAACCCATCAAGAATTGGTCCTGTTGTTGCCTTGGTATGACAATTTTTTACACTGTGATCTCCTGCATTTTCATATGCTAAGTGACCTGTTCTTAATATTTCACCATTTCCTAATACAATTTCAAAAGAGCACGCATTGAATTGTCGATTTCCATTAATGGTATGCCCAAAGCCTCTGTCTAGTATATTGCCAACAATACTTGTAGTAGTTGGAGCTCCTGTGCAGTCCATGAATAAATCAGTATCTATTAATGCATCACTTAATTCTTCCTGCGTTACACCAGGTTCAATGATTGCCAACCTATTAGCTTCATCAACATTAAGAATTTTATTCATCGTAGATAGATCAACTAAGACCATCTCCGGCCCTGAAGGCGTAGCATCTGAATAACCCCAGTTTTTTCCTGCACTTATAGGATATAATCCGACGTTAAACTGGTTTGCTAATTGAACAACTTTTTGTACGTCTTCTGTACATTCAGGTTGAATTACTGCTTTTGCACGTTTATCCCAGCCAGTTGTTACATGTCCATAATGTTCTACGGTGCTAGGCTCTATTGACGCTGCACATTTTCTTGAGTCACAATATGATAAAACTTCATCCCAAAATAGAGAAAACTTACTCTGTGTTGTCATTGGGTAATCTCCGTTGTTTACCTTTTATCACTTTAATGAGTTGTTTAATATATTTGATTGAGCAACTCTTGTTTTCTTTTTATTAGTTCATCGCTTATAGGTGTTGTTTCTGCAAGCAACCTTTCTGCTCTTGGTAACCGCTTATTTGCCAACAATAGTTCTATATAATTTAGCCTAATATTCATGTCTTCACCCTTTGAATGCTTAAAGGCTATGGACGAACTAGCAAGTGCATCTTTAATTCTTCCCTGTTTAAACAACACTTGACTGTGAGTATCAACAACACTTGGATTCTCAGGAGCCAATTCAAACGCTTTTTCAGCAAAAACATTTGCTTGATCTAAGTCATTATTTTCCATACTCAACCACGCGGCATTATTTAGGGCAATCACGTTATTAGGCTTTTGTTCTATGATTTTTTCATAAGCCTTCAATGCGTTTGCTTTGTTTCCTGACTCGATATATAAGTTGCCAAGCACAATCGCTAGTTGTTCATTAAATTCAATGTTCTTAAGAAATAAATCAATTTCTTCAATGGCTTTAACTTGCTGCGTGTTTCCAATATAAGCTTGAACTAAGTACAACAATTTTTGTACGTTAGGAGATGTTTTATAATACGGCTCTAGTTTATCTATAGCTTCTGAATACAACTTATCAAGTAGCGCTAACCTTCCCAAAATTCCATTTTCGATATATTCATTTTCGATGTTGTTACTAACCAATAAATAGAGTTTTCGAGCATCATCAGCTTGATTAGACCTGATTAACACGTCAATTTTCACTAAAGATAATGTTATGTTGTCCTTATGCTTTTCTAAGCCAGCATCTAACACTACAATTGCTTGTTTGTAATCTTGCTCAATACGATGTATTTCAGCTAATAAAACGACAGGCTCTATTTGGTAAGGACTAATTTTTTGCCATTGCTTTGCCGTGGATTTAAGTTGTGTAATATCCCTTTCATAACGATAAGCCGCAAGCTTAAGCATCCAATAAAATTTTGGCGTTTTATGGTCGGGAATAATGTCTTGAAGAACATTTAGGCCTTTTTGAACCTGCTCCGATTTAATCAATGCTTCAGCATATAACAAGCGATAGCTGATATTATCTGTGTTTTGTTCGCTTTTCTCTTTCAATTTTGCAAGAGAAGAAGCGTCAGGGGTCAGTCGGTAATATTGACGAAGTACATTAATATTGTCAGGGGCTGCTTCTAGAGCCTGACTTATAAAGGCTTTGGCTTGTGCTAATTCACCTTCAGCACTTGTAAGCTGGCTTAATTGCACTAACGCGTAAACGTTTTTATCATCAATAGTCAGGCTTTTTTCCAACAGCGCTTTAGCCCCAGCTACGTTCCTACGGCTTAGCTCTATAAGTGCTTCAATATTGTAACCATCGGGCTTATCTGGGTATTGCGCCTGCCATTTACTAGCGATTTGTTGAGCTTTTACAACATCACCTGATTTGATCGCCATACGTGCAATCAATAATTCAGCTTTAAGCATCTTAGGATCAAGTTCAATTGCTTTTTCTAAACTTTTTAAAGCACTTTTATCATTGGTTAATGCCTTTAAAACCCCTTCACGTAAGAGGCTTTCTGCCGTTGCACTTTCCGTGTTATCTAGAGATGAAATCAATTTCTTGGCTTCATCCGTTGCACCAGCTTGTAATAGCTTATAGCTCAATGACGCATAAAAAGCTTCATTTTCTTTACTTAGCGCTGGCGTGCCTAAATTATCAGCAACATCTTCAATAATACCTAACTCAAGTTGACTAACTACCAGCATACGACGCGCAAAATGATCAACAGGCAAATAGCGCATTAACGGTTTTAAGTGATAGTTCGCTTGTTCATAATTGTTTAGGTAGAAAGCACTGACACCTGCAACCAGTTTAGTCGTCGCTTGCTTAAAATTATTAGCGAGCGCTTTCTCTGCGTGTTCACTCGCTGCTTCATAATCTCTTGACTCTATTCTCACCATCGCTTTTATATGGTTAGCGAAAGCTTGTTGCGGCATGAGTTTAAGTATTTTATCTGCGTGCATTTCTGCTAAGTCAAACTTACCCTGTTGAAGGTACACATTGGCAAGGATAATTTCAGTTGATCGCTGCAGAGGTTGTAATTTTAAATACTTTTCAAAATACTCTGCCGCGACAACATAGTTTTCCTCAACGGTAGCAATATTTCCTAACAGCATTAGTGCTTCTGGTAGGGCTGGCAATTTTGAAAGCGCTTCAGTAGCTTTCTGTTTCGCATCTTCTATATTTTGCTCGTAAAAAAGTATGTAGGCATCACCTAGCAAGGTGTGACCATCTTGATCATTTAGCTGAATTGATTGGCGAAGTAGTTTTTTTGCTTGTTCTAGTTGTTCTAACTTTAGGTACGTAATTATTTGATAAAGGAAGACTGGCAAACTAACGTCGCCGCTCAGTTTAATATCCTTACTGGTTAATTCATAAATAGCATCAGCCTCTTCTGCTAAAAAGTATGCTCTAGCTAATTTAGGGTACAACAGCTGAGTATCAAATTTATGTAATTTGGCTTTTTCTAGCTCTTTGACTGCATTGAACGCATTGCCCTGATTTAAGTAGATTGAGCCGAGCAAATACCGAGCTTCTGAATTGCTCGGTTCAACTTTGATGGCATTTTTTAACGCGATGATTGAAGCATCTGTTTGTTGTGTTTGTAGACCCTGTTTTGCTTGAAGAATATAATCACTGGCACTTTCTTTTTCAGAGCATGCTGTAAGCGCGATGCTAAAAACCGCAACAGCTGGAAAAATCCACTTTTTATTTCTCATATTATTATTCCATATTAAGCTTGCTGAAAAATAAAGCAGCTCATCAATCGATGAGCTACAGCTTTTATCCTCTAGAATTCAACACCTTACTACTTACAGTAAGTGTTTGGTAACACTCGTGATCGGTAACCAATAGCAATACATCAGCCCATTCATCAATTGCACTGAGGCTGTCACTTTTTGTACATTTCCACTGTGGTACAAAAGGATCGTGATATTGAACTTCAATTCCGTGTTCAATCAGATATTGATAGATTGAGTCTGCCGGTGTTTCTCGACAATCATCAACGTTGGCTTTGTACGCGACCCCTAAAATGCCCACTTTAGTTTCGCCTGCTGACAACATAGCTTTTGCTTTTTCAGCCACAATAATTGGGCGTTGATCATTGATATGTCTTGCTTTACGAATTAACTCACCGGATTGAGTATTTTCAACTAAAAACCATGGGTCAATAGGGATGCAATGTCCACCAACACCAGGACCAGGTGACAATACATTCACTCTCGGATGACGATTTGCTAATCGAATCACCTCATAGACATCGACGTCTAATTCTTCACAAACTTGGGCTAATTCATTAGCAAAGGCAATGCCGACATCACGAGAGGTATTTTCAACAAGCTTGATGCATTCTGCTGTGGTTAAGTCGGTTAAGAACATTTCGCCATTAACAAAGCTTTCATAAATGGCTTTCACTTTCTGTTGGGCCACCATACTGCTGGCCCCAATGATACGATCATTATTGACGAGCTCGTGCAAAGTCTGGCCTGGAATAGCGCGTTCAGGGCAATGCACAACATCAATTTGTAAGCCTGCCTTGGTAAACCTTTCGGCAACAGCAAGACTCGTTTGCGGGGAAATAGTTGACTCAACGATAACAGTCTGACCATTTTGAGCAACATCAATAATGGCATCCACAGCGCCGAATACATAGCTTCGATCGCACGTACCGTTAGCGTGTGGTGTAGGAACAGCGACCAAATAGGTATCTGCTGAAACCATCGTCGTAGAGGCAGTTAAGAAACCTTGGCTTACTACTTTATTAATTAATTCCGGTAAACCTACTTCGTCAAATGGACATTGTGCATCATTTATTGCTGCTACTTTTTCTGCGTTTAAGTCGATACCTGAAACGCTATAGCCGGCTTCGGCTAAAAGGCAAGCAATCGGGAGTCCCATATAGCCCATACCAACGACGGTAATGGTTTCGTTTTTAGCTGAAATTTTCGTTGTCGCCTCGACATCATCATTTTCACAAACAATATCAAGGATCCGCTCTGCTACGTGCCCGTCACCAAATGGATTTGTCCAACTAAATTCTTCCGTGGAGCTCAACCAGTTATCGGCTGCTACCAATGCTTTATCAGCATCACGACCAACAAGAACATTCGCCCCTACTTCTATCGATTCAGGACGTTCAGTATTTTCACGTAATGTAATACAAGGTACGCCAAGCAAACACGCCTCTTCTTGAATACCGCCTGAATCCGTTAAGATTAATTGTGCATTTTTTTGCAGTTGGATGAAATCTAGATAACCAATGGGTGGACTTAAGATCAAGTAGCTAGGTACAGCAATATCAAACTCTTTTAGTTTCGCTTGAGTTCGTGGGTGAATAGGCCAAACAATCGGTTGGCTGTATTTAGCATGTAGTTTGTCAAATAAGCCAAGAAGTTCGATAAGATGCGCAGGAATATCAACGTTTGACGCACGATGAGCCGTCACAAGGAAGTAGGCTTTTTCTGTAACCCCTAATTCCGCTAGAATATCACTCTTCTCACCAGCAATTTCCAAATGCTGAAATAACGAGTCTGAGACAGTATTACCAACGGTATGTACTTTTGTTGCGTCGATGCTTTCATGCGCCAAAATTTTCTGCTGGTTTGGGCCTACAGCAAATAAGTAATCACTCATGTGATCGGTCAAAATACGATTGGTTTCTTCAGGCATCATCCGATCGTAACTACGCAAGCCCGCTTCTATGTGCCCCACTTTGATGTTTAATTTTGATGCAGCTAAAGCACCAGCTAATACTGTATTCGTATCGCCTTGCACTAATACGACATCTGGTTTTTCATCAACAAGAATGGGCTCCATCTTAATCAAGATATTACCCGTTTGATTGCTGTGTAATCCTGAACCTACACCAAGGTTATAGTGTGGTTTTGGTAACTCAAGCTCTTTGAAGAAGATGCTGTCCATTTCTTCAGAGTAATGCTGATTTGAATGGATAATGAAATAAGGAATGCCTCTTTGTTGGCATTCACGGATTACTGGCGCCATTTTGATGATTTCTGGGCGTGTACCAACAATAATCCCAATTTTCATATTTTTTCCTACGATTTGTTTATGTAAAAATTATGTTATAAATAGTTTACTGACTCAGTGAAAAGTTTGAAACTATAAATACGAGATAATGAATTCTTGTTTAGTTTAACAGTAAGTCCAATATCTCTCTCGTTTTTTGCGCCATTAGTGCTGAATCTCCTCGTGATTCAACATTGAGCCTAACTAATGGCTCTGTATTACTTGATCTTAAATTAAAACGCCATTGCTCAAATTCCATTGAGAGGCCATCAGTATCATCTTCAACTATGGCTAGAGCACAATAATGCAGCTGCACTTTTTTAATTGCAGATTGCGCATTTTCGAGACGATTATTTATCTCTCCCGACGAAGGGTACAAGGCAATGCGTTCATACAGAAGCTCTGACAGTTTTTTCTGTTTGAGGCAGATCAATTCTGCAACCAATAACCATGGGATCATACCGCTATCGCAATAAAAGAAATCTCTAAAGTAATGATGTGCACTCATTTCGCCACCATAAACAGCATCTTCTTGGCGCATTCTTTCTTTAATAAACGCATGACCTGTTTTAGATAATATTGCTTCGCCGCCACACCTTTCAATTATATCAATGGT
This window of the Thalassotalea atypica genome carries:
- the wecB gene encoding non-hydrolyzing UDP-N-acetylglucosamine 2-epimerase — its product is MKIGIIVGTRPEIIKMAPVIRECQQRGIPYFIIHSNQHYSEEMDSIFFKELELPKPHYNLGVGSGLHSNQTGNILIKMEPILVDEKPDVVLVQGDTNTVLAGALAASKLNIKVGHIEAGLRSYDRMMPEETNRILTDHMSDYLFAVGPNQQKILAHESIDATKVHTVGNTVSDSLFQHLEIAGEKSDILAELGVTEKAYFLVTAHRASNVDIPAHLIELLGLFDKLHAKYSQPIVWPIHPRTQAKLKEFDIAVPSYLILSPPIGYLDFIQLQKNAQLILTDSGGIQEEACLLGVPCITLRENTERPESIEVGANVLVGRDADKALVAADNWLSSTEEFSWTNPFGDGHVAERILDIVCENDDVEATTKISAKNETITVVGMGYMGLPIACLLAEAGYSVSGIDLNAEKVAAINDAQCPFDEVGLPELINKVVSQGFLTASTTMVSADTYLVAVPTPHANGTCDRSYVFGAVDAIIDVAQNGQTVIVESTISPQTSLAVAERFTKAGLQIDVVHCPERAIPGQTLHELVNNDRIIGASSMVAQQKVKAIYESFVNGEMFLTDLTTAECIKLVENTSRDVGIAFANELAQVCEELDVDVYEVIRLANRHPRVNVLSPGPGVGGHCIPIDPWFLVENTQSGELIRKARHINDQRPIIVAEKAKAMLSAGETKVGILGVAYKANVDDCRETPADSIYQYLIEHGIEVQYHDPFVPQWKCTKSDSLSAIDEWADVLLLVTDHECYQTLTVSSKVLNSRG
- the prsT gene encoding XrtA/PEP-CTERM system TPR-repeat protein PrsT, which codes for MRNKKWIFPAVAVFSIALTACSEKESASDYILQAKQGLQTQQTDASIIALKNAIKVEPSNSEARYLLGSIYLNQGNAFNAVKELEKAKLHKFDTQLLYPKLARAYFLAEEADAIYELTSKDIKLSGDVSLPVFLYQIITYLKLEQLEQAKKLLRQSIQLNDQDGHTLLGDAYILFYEQNIEDAKQKATEALSKLPALPEALMLLGNIATVEENYVVAAEYFEKYLKLQPLQRSTEIILANVYLQQGKFDLAEMHADKILKLMPQQAFANHIKAMVRIESRDYEAASEHAEKALANNFKQATTKLVAGVSAFYLNNYEQANYHLKPLMRYLPVDHFARRMLVVSQLELGIIEDVADNLGTPALSKENEAFYASLSYKLLQAGATDEAKKLISSLDNTESATAESLLREGVLKALTNDKSALKSLEKAIELDPKMLKAELLIARMAIKSGDVVKAQQIASKWQAQYPDKPDGYNIEALIELSRRNVAGAKALLEKSLTIDDKNVYALVQLSQLTSAEGELAQAKAFISQALEAAPDNINVLRQYYRLTPDASSLAKLKEKSEQNTDNISYRLLYAEALIKSEQVQKGLNVLQDIIPDHKTPKFYWMLKLAAYRYERDITQLKSTAKQWQKISPYQIEPVVLLAEIHRIEQDYKQAIVVLDAGLEKHKDNITLSLVKIDVLIRSNQADDARKLYLLVSNNIENEYIENGILGRLALLDKLYSEAIDKLEPYYKTSPNVQKLLYLVQAYIGNTQQVKAIEEIDLFLKNIEFNEQLAIVLGNLYIESGNKANALKAYEKIIEQKPNNVIALNNAAWLSMENNDLDQANVFAEKAFELAPENPSVVDTHSQVLFKQGRIKDALASSSIAFKHSKGEDMNIRLNYIELLLANKRLPRAERLLAETTPISDELIKRKQELLNQIY
- a CDS encoding FAD-binding protein, with the translated sequence MTTQSKFSLFWDEVLSYCDSRKCAASIEPSTVEHYGHVTTGWDKRAKAVIQPECTEDVQKVVQLANQFNVGLYPISAGKNWGYSDATPSGPEMVLVDLSTMNKILNVDEANRLAIIEPGVTQEELSDALIDTDLFMDCTGAPTTTSIVGNILDRGFGHTINGNRQFNACSFEIVLGNGEILRTGHLAYENAGDHSVKNCHTKATTGPILDGLFSQSNFGIVTKLCFWLMPKPEVILPYIVLFDSHEDFLNAIEPIAKLKQAGVARSIMHVGNDMRAISSSLSYQLIQPLKDKLLSEEQISKSLSILGLGPWAMSGALYGSNRVIKAYKKELTQNIKRHSACKIHFLPGKQIKFVERILSMLPFKPLDKLKGNIKSAMALIDMHSGKPTDYFLKGCYHKHENFPSVLDEKTDIAKDGCGLIWISPTAPTSKSHIQALLDLLKNAYESQGFNLYATLSFIDDRSTAVICNPVFDINNPDETERAIVCTKQAMQLCIDNGYPPYRVANVHWHAWHSKLSSEHKNALSALKETFDPNKVIASGRYGIE